One part of the Candidatus Omnitrophota bacterium genome encodes these proteins:
- a CDS encoding ORF6N domain-containing protein: protein MVKKKIKVISTSQEIIQSMIYIVRGQKIMLDEDLAQLYGVTTSRLNEQVKRNVKRFPDDFMFQLSKDEFQVLKSQFATSSWGGRRKLPFAFTEQGVAMLSSVLNSDRAIRVNITIMRTFTQLRQLTFIHKELASQLKKIENRIGKHDGDIRAIIDLIRKLHSEPEKQKKEIGFHVES from the coding sequence ATGGTAAAAAAGAAAATAAAAGTTATTTCAACTTCTCAAGAAATTATTCAAAGCATGATTTATATTGTCAGAGGGCAGAAAATAATGCTTGATGAAGATTTGGCTCAATTGTATGGAGTAACGACTAGTCGTTTGAATGAACAAGTCAAAAGGAATGTTAAGAGATTTCCAGATGATTTTATGTTTCAATTATCAAAGGATGAATTTCAGGTCTTGAAATCGCAATTTGCGACATCAAGTTGGGGTGGTCGAAGGAAACTACCTTTTGCCTTTACCGAACAAGGTGTTGCTATGCTCTCGAGTGTTTTAAATAGCGATCGGGCGATACGGGTTAATATTACAATTATGAGGACATTTACGCAGTTGAGACAATTAACTTTTATTCATAAAGAATTAGCTAGTCAATTGAAAAAGATTGAGAATAGGATAGGGAAGCATGATGGAGATATTAGGGCAATAATTGATTTGATTAGAAAATTGCATTCAGAGCCTGAAAAACAGAAAAAAGAAATAGGCTTTCATGTAGAAAGTTGA
- a CDS encoding tyrosine-type recombinase/integrase → MATLRKKGNAYFIDYRVDGRRRRKAVGKSKKMAELALKDFEVKLARKELGFDQKDSTLHKLLFDFQAYCKTNVALSTQKRYRAILNNFKRFLKTDYSHLEKISHFTPKIFEDYKGFRKGDGAENRTINAEMVVLRMMLRLAIQWGYSKENPTDGVSKLKITKKVSPEFLTDDQCRVLLDKADDWFRAILFTFLNTGMRKSELENLCWDNVDFKRRKIRIIEKDGWSPKTNEREIPINDVLCDVLQKQRNKIKNSKYVFPDEKGKKIFQNRLRKKLMSLTKKCGFPEITKIHALRHTFASHLVMKGVDLATVKKLMGHSDIDTTMIYSHLTEKHVDDAVEKLNF, encoded by the coding sequence ATGGCAACACTTCGCAAAAAAGGAAACGCATATTTTATAGACTATCGTGTTGATGGTCGCAGGAGGCGTAAGGCTGTCGGCAAGTCTAAAAAGATGGCAGAGCTTGCATTGAAAGATTTTGAAGTTAAGCTAGCTCGTAAAGAATTAGGTTTTGATCAAAAAGATTCAACCCTTCACAAGTTACTATTTGATTTTCAAGCATATTGCAAAACTAATGTTGCTCTTTCTACGCAGAAAAGGTATAGAGCGATACTTAATAATTTTAAAAGATTTTTAAAGACTGATTATTCACATTTAGAAAAGATTTCTCATTTCACCCCGAAGATTTTTGAAGATTACAAAGGGTTTAGAAAAGGAGATGGTGCAGAGAACCGCACTATTAATGCAGAAATGGTTGTTTTAAGGATGATGCTTCGCTTAGCCATACAATGGGGTTATTCAAAAGAAAATCCAACAGACGGCGTATCTAAGCTAAAAATAACTAAGAAAGTTTCTCCTGAGTTCTTAACAGATGATCAGTGTAGGGTTTTGCTCGACAAGGCAGATGATTGGTTTAGGGCAATACTTTTTACATTCTTAAATACAGGAATGCGTAAGAGTGAGCTTGAGAATCTTTGCTGGGACAATGTTGATTTTAAAAGAAGAAAGATCCGTATTATTGAAAAAGATGGATGGTCTCCGAAAACGAATGAGAGAGAAATTCCTATTAATGATGTTTTGTGTGATGTGCTTCAAAAACAGAGGAATAAAATTAAGAATAGTAAATATGTTTTTCCTGATGAAAAAGGGAAGAAAATATTTCAGAATCGCCTTCGTAAGAAATTAATGAGTCTTACTAAAAAATGTGGATTTCCAGAGATTACTAAGATCCATGCTCTTAGGCACACTTTTGCTTCACACTTAGTTATGAAGGGTGTAGATTTAGCTACAGTGAAGAAATTAATGGGTCATTCCGATATTGATACAACTATGATTTATAGTCATCTTACGGAGAAACATGTAGATGATGCGGTTGAGAAGTTAAATTTCTGA
- a CDS encoding SHOCT domain-containing protein — protein MKKIVFVFVFCFLAGCATFSSQMYPNAKKYPATNPEDIAIFEFPPQEPFVAIGEVGSQAAPAAQRESLYKRLKEEASKMGGDAIIVNHSKDVAGFYNSGGSSYTSGTVYGYGNTATYSGTTTTYPTYSTPIVKKIIRGLVIKYVDESEVPKQKLEVEIEEDGYDKLKKLKELKDDGAITEEEFNKEKKEILEKY, from the coding sequence ATGAAAAAAATAGTATTCGTTTTTGTCTTTTGCTTCTTGGCTGGCTGTGCAACATTTTCTTCGCAGATGTATCCTAATGCAAAGAAATATCCAGCAACTAATCCTGAAGATATTGCTATATTTGAATTTCCTCCGCAAGAACCATTTGTAGCTATTGGTGAAGTTGGGTCTCAAGCAGCACCAGCAGCTCAAAGAGAAAGTCTTTACAAAAGATTGAAGGAGGAAGCTTCTAAAATGGGTGGGGATGCGATTATTGTAAACCATAGCAAAGATGTCGCAGGTTTCTACAATTCTGGCGGCTCCTCTTATACAAGCGGAACTGTTTATGGCTATGGCAACACGGCAACATATAGCGGAACGACAACTACTTACCCCACTTATTCAACTCCGATAGTCAAAAAGATAATCAGAGGTCTTGTTATTAAATATGTGGATGAATCAGAAGTCCCAAAGCAAAAGCTTGAAGTTGAAATAGAAGAAGATGGGTATGATAAGTTAAAGAAATTAAAAGAACTCAAAGACGACGGTGCTATAACTGAAGAAGAATTTAACAAAGAAAAGAAAGAGATATTAGAGAAGTATTAA
- a CDS encoding DUF5659 domain-containing protein: protein MNKTNYCTANIYEAAYLLTVGFQLAGKQRNGAKIVLEFKASQKLIDESLKFYNGGRVDARAFSEAFKNIKNFIFEANKGNVAV, encoded by the coding sequence ATGAATAAAACAAATTATTGTACTGCGAATATTTATGAAGCTGCATATTTATTAACAGTAGGCTTTCAGCTTGCAGGAAAACAAAGAAATGGAGCAAAAATTGTTCTTGAGTTTAAGGCAAGCCAGAAGTTAATAGATGAGAGTTTAAAGTTTTACAACGGAGGGAGGGTTGACGCAAGAGCATTTAGCGAAGCGTTCAAGAATATTAAGAATTTTATTTTTGAAGCAAATAAGGGAAATGTTGCCGTTTAA
- a CDS encoding bifunctional DNA primase/polymerase: MENKLLEYALKYSKIGWYVFPCRRNNKHPMTKNGFKDATIDEQVIRRWWTRNPDAMIGVACGKSGFVVIDIDDKDGRFGSRTWEAIKHEDIITVESITPTAGRHLLFELDEKRKIHQDSDIYGHVGIDIRNQGGYIIVEPSLMTPEYAHSQILGKDKQQIYEWVEDQSPFDMKPIRMPDWVYELFKEKKESEKEKFSLPDNVPKGQQDDTFFRFACSLKAQGYDPDMVRGALKISIEERCEQDKDDPFTCKDIERWIKQAFKYDDEKKDKKKIKKNKFLETSFIVLEDGQIAEMVCDRADQKVQFAVYDKETGESRLTDSVLYNGKTVIPYQNDFLINPVNPTETPVVLLPSKTEEYNLDKELFDEIKCFIHKHVGLNECFEKLATIYVMFSWLYDCFTVLPYIRVLGDFGTGKSRFLSTIGSICYKPMTIVAAVGEAPIFRMIQRYKGTLVLDEANFKHNDVNAAIMQILNAGYEKRTPVVRCDSKDYEKIIQCQVFGPKIISSREKWKDLALESRCLTHMSNTSERIQAVGADPEEDDIPIYLGHEFDRQALQLRNKLLLYRFRNYGEKEIDVKKLKYPVEPRISQILLPLANLTSDEQVLEEINNIAKQMNKERIEDRSSRYEAKILQVIKNIEEERIAKGEKIYIKEIADSYNKEAYNEKEKMSPQRISYYIRKPELAIELQPKDRDGRSIICNSEQMNKLYIKYGIITADCIDNESVGYIDCDDVTAVTNSWEE, from the coding sequence ATGGAAAACAAATTATTAGAATACGCATTAAAGTATAGCAAAATTGGATGGTATGTTTTTCCGTGCAGACGAAATAATAAGCATCCAATGACTAAGAATGGTTTTAAAGACGCCACGATAGATGAGCAGGTTATACGACGATGGTGGACTCGCAATCCAGATGCCATGATTGGAGTTGCTTGTGGTAAGTCGGGATTTGTTGTGATTGACATTGATGATAAAGATGGACGTTTTGGCTCAAGAACGTGGGAGGCTATAAAGCATGAGGATATTATAACGGTAGAGTCTATTACTCCGACAGCTGGAAGACATTTGCTTTTTGAGCTTGATGAAAAAAGAAAAATACATCAAGATTCAGACATTTATGGTCATGTTGGGATAGACATAAGAAATCAAGGTGGTTATATTATTGTTGAGCCATCGCTTATGACTCCTGAATATGCACACTCGCAAATACTAGGGAAAGATAAGCAGCAAATATATGAATGGGTGGAAGATCAATCTCCCTTTGATATGAAGCCAATAAGAATGCCAGATTGGGTATATGAATTATTTAAAGAAAAGAAGGAATCCGAGAAAGAGAAATTCAGTCTTCCTGATAATGTTCCAAAGGGTCAACAAGATGATACTTTTTTTAGATTTGCTTGTAGCTTGAAAGCTCAAGGATATGATCCTGATATGGTAAGAGGTGCGTTAAAAATATCAATAGAGGAAAGATGTGAGCAAGACAAGGATGATCCATTCACTTGTAAAGATATTGAGCGATGGATTAAGCAGGCTTTTAAGTATGACGATGAGAAAAAGGATAAGAAAAAAATTAAGAAAAATAAATTTTTGGAGACGAGTTTTATTGTTTTAGAGGATGGACAGATTGCTGAGATGGTGTGTGATAGGGCTGATCAAAAAGTGCAGTTTGCTGTTTACGATAAGGAAACGGGAGAGTCGCGCTTGACCGATTCGGTGCTTTATAATGGCAAAACAGTTATTCCATACCAGAATGATTTCTTAATTAATCCCGTGAACCCTACTGAGACGCCAGTAGTATTGTTGCCAAGCAAAACAGAAGAATATAATTTAGATAAAGAATTGTTTGACGAGATAAAGTGTTTTATTCATAAGCATGTTGGATTAAATGAGTGTTTTGAGAAATTAGCCACCATATATGTGATGTTTTCATGGTTATATGATTGTTTTACTGTGTTGCCATACATAAGGGTTCTTGGAGATTTCGGAACTGGAAAGTCTAGGTTTTTATCAACAATAGGCTCTATTTGTTACAAGCCAATGACTATTGTTGCTGCTGTGGGAGAAGCCCCAATTTTCCGCATGATACAAAGATACAAAGGGACTCTCGTTCTTGATGAGGCCAATTTTAAGCATAATGATGTTAATGCCGCAATTATGCAAATATTAAATGCTGGATATGAGAAAAGAACTCCTGTTGTACGATGCGATTCTAAAGATTATGAGAAAATTATTCAATGTCAAGTTTTTGGACCTAAGATTATCTCTAGTCGTGAGAAGTGGAAGGATTTAGCTCTTGAAAGTCGGTGTTTAACGCATATGTCTAATACCTCTGAAAGAATACAGGCGGTTGGGGCAGATCCAGAAGAAGATGATATTCCAATTTATCTTGGACATGAGTTTGATAGACAAGCTTTACAGTTAAGAAATAAGTTATTGCTATATAGGTTTAGGAATTATGGAGAGAAAGAAATAGATGTGAAAAAGTTAAAATATCCTGTAGAGCCTAGAATATCTCAAATACTTTTGCCACTTGCTAATTTAACTAGTGATGAGCAGGTATTGGAAGAAATTAATAATATAGCTAAACAAATGAATAAGGAGCGCATAGAGGATAGATCTTCTAGGTATGAAGCCAAGATACTTCAAGTAATAAAGAATATTGAGGAGGAAAGAATTGCTAAGGGTGAAAAGATCTACATCAAAGAGATAGCTGATTCCTATAATAAAGAGGCTTATAACGAGAAAGAGAAAATGAGTCCGCAAAGGATTAGTTATTATATTCGAAAGCCTGAGCTAGCTATAGAATTGCAACCTAAAGATCGTGACGGAAGAAGTATTATTTGCAATTCCGAGCAGATGAATAAGTTGTATATAAAGTATGGCATTATTACTGCAGATTGTATTGATAATGAGAGCGTGGGCTATATTGATTGTGACGATGTGACGGCTGTGACGAACTCATGGGAAGAGTAG
- a CDS encoding phBC6A51 family helix-turn-helix protein, producing MENKVELTDKQFLVIGYSLAASSIESACKEAGISRGTFYEWLKNKDFKDELKRQRDEIVFASINRLQVGMTKAVDVLFDLMDSDKPSIRLWAAKEMLHQAIRVKEDEDIIQRLESLEQEAGKKNEN from the coding sequence ATGGAAAATAAAGTCGAGTTAACCGATAAACAATTTTTAGTTATAGGATATTCTTTAGCAGCATCTTCTATCGAGTCGGCTTGTAAGGAGGCTGGTATTAGTAGAGGAACCTTTTATGAATGGCTAAAGAATAAAGATTTTAAGGATGAACTTAAGCGTCAAAGAGACGAGATTGTTTTTGCTTCTATAAACAGGCTTCAAGTAGGAATGACAAAGGCAGTCGATGTTTTATTTGATTTGATGGACTCGGATAAGCCGTCAATTCGTTTATGGGCAGCGAAAGAAATGTTGCATCAAGCCATAAGGGTTAAAGAGGATGAAGATATTATTCAAAGATTAGAGTCTTTAGAGCAAGAGGCTGGGAAAAAGAATGAGAATTAA
- a CDS encoding helix-turn-helix domain-containing protein — translation MEKLLKVEQVAELLQVSKRTIYDWTHAEYIPHYKFRNNVRFKELEIDSWVKKKKKRGRNEYRETLE, via the coding sequence ATGGAAAAGTTGCTAAAAGTTGAACAAGTCGCGGAGTTGTTGCAGGTGAGTAAGCGAACAATTTATGATTGGACGCATGCGGAGTATATTCCACATTATAAGTTCCGAAATAACGTGAGGTTTAAAGAATTGGAAATAGATAGTTGGGTAAAAAAGAAGAAAAAAAGAGGTAGAAATGAATATAGAGAGACATTGGAATAA
- a CDS encoding S49 family peptidase: MPNWNQVLEELNREASTSPLDRVRRKYLSSLSIYLKRNVIAYYSGWIQKPGVDSAGINDNDMNGLMAAVHQLDKKKGLDLILHTPGGNLATIESIVDYLRKIFGRDIRAFVPQIAYSAGTMWALSCREIIMGKHSFLGPIDPQFNRISAEAVKEEFERAMKETKEDPSRILIWKEIIKKYHPTFIGDCEKAIEWSKEIVQKWLETNMFSDKPTCTEDAKKVVERFSSHKETKAHNRQIPSVDCKSVGLNIVDLEADSKLQDLLLTVHHAFMHTFSSTSAIKIIENHEGKALVSFHSVQLKR, from the coding sequence ATGCCTAACTGGAATCAAGTTCTTGAAGAATTAAATCGTGAAGCAAGCACTAGTCCTCTTGATAGAGTTAGGCGTAAATATCTATCCTCACTATCTATTTACTTAAAAAGAAATGTAATTGCTTATTATTCTGGATGGATACAAAAACCAGGCGTGGATAGTGCAGGAATAAATGATAATGATATGAATGGATTGATGGCTGCAGTTCATCAGTTAGATAAAAAAAAGGGTTTGGATTTAATTTTGCATACGCCAGGAGGAAATCTAGCTACTATTGAATCGATCGTTGATTACTTGAGAAAAATATTTGGAAGAGATATTCGTGCGTTTGTTCCTCAGATAGCATATTCTGCTGGTACTATGTGGGCTTTGTCGTGTCGTGAAATAATTATGGGTAAGCATTCTTTTTTAGGTCCGATAGATCCGCAGTTTAATAGGATTTCAGCTGAGGCAGTTAAAGAAGAGTTTGAGAGGGCGATGAAGGAAACCAAGGAAGACCCAAGCCGAATACTTATTTGGAAAGAAATAATTAAGAAATATCATCCTACTTTTATTGGTGATTGTGAGAAAGCTATCGAGTGGTCTAAAGAGATAGTTCAAAAATGGCTTGAGACAAATATGTTTAGCGACAAACCAACTTGCACAGAGGATGCAAAGAAAGTAGTGGAGCGTTTTTCTAGCCATAAAGAGACAAAGGCTCACAATCGTCAAATACCATCTGTTGACTGCAAGAGTGTTGGTTTAAATATCGTAGATTTAGAAGCTGATTCAAAGTTGCAAGATTTATTATTAACCGTTCATCATGCATTTATGCATACTTTTTCTAGTACTTCTGCTATAAAAATTATTGAGAATCATGAAGGCAAGGCTTTGGTTAGTTTTCACAGCGTTCAGCTGAAGAGGTAG
- the bamE gene encoding outer membrane protein assembly factor BamE: protein MRVLLFLVCMTVCFSGCASAPYHRDQLRDDSGDRLTVGTVQKEIKVGMSSAQVAEILGSPNVVTTDEQRREVWVYDKISTEVYYSESGAGLKFMTSGSSGGATKTQRTLTVVIKFDSEGKVRDFAYHTSRF from the coding sequence ATGAGAGTTCTGTTATTTTTAGTGTGCATGACTGTATGTTTTTCAGGATGTGCCTCTGCGCCGTATCATCGTGATCAGCTAAGGGATGATTCTGGAGATCGTTTAACGGTCGGAACGGTTCAGAAAGAAATAAAGGTTGGAATGTCATCGGCACAGGTAGCAGAAATCTTAGGGTCTCCGAATGTAGTTACAACTGATGAACAAAGGCGTGAGGTTTGGGTTTACGATAAGATTTCTACTGAAGTTTATTATTCTGAAAGCGGAGCAGGACTAAAGTTTATGACATCGGGAAGCTCTGGAGGGGCAACGAAGACCCAGAGAACATTAACAGTTGTTATTAAATTTGATTCAGAAGGTAAAGTTAGAGATTTTGCTTATCATACATCGAGGTTTTAA
- a CDS encoding lysophospholipid acyltransferase family protein, protein MRIIPPYYLKKFLNQLSIMSLKLFLGLMRILPRWCVQGLVGVVFSLAYLWIKGLKKICKKNLLVVYGQDKTPEQYEIMMKECFRTLGDSMIDMLYYVNRPQEFSEVFSIHGEECLKKAQKKAKGVVCVTAHLGNFPLMFMGLVQKGYKVNVIIRPMRDKDFSEFMFGLCSQWGINMIQTAPKKQFIKKTLACLQRNELLFILLDEVVPKESGVDVDFLNCKVTRSVGPVLFYERLGSAIVPMFVVKDHNGHFDIFIEKELAVENNFSSEENTIRNISSLSQTIEFFVKKYPLQWGGWLNKRWAQNRP, encoded by the coding sequence ATGCGAATTATTCCGCCTTATTATTTAAAGAAATTCTTAAATCAACTTTCGATTATGAGCCTTAAGCTATTTTTAGGCTTAATGCGGATTTTGCCACGATGGTGCGTTCAGGGCCTTGTTGGCGTCGTTTTTTCTTTAGCGTATTTGTGGATCAAGGGTTTGAAAAAGATTTGTAAAAAGAATTTGTTGGTTGTTTATGGTCAAGATAAAACACCAGAGCAGTATGAAATAATGATGAAAGAGTGTTTTAGAACTCTTGGAGACTCTATGATTGACATGCTCTATTATGTTAATCGGCCGCAAGAATTTTCAGAGGTTTTTAGTATCCATGGTGAGGAGTGTTTAAAGAAAGCGCAGAAGAAGGCTAAAGGTGTTGTTTGCGTCACTGCGCATCTTGGAAATTTTCCGCTCATGTTCATGGGTCTTGTGCAAAAAGGATATAAAGTTAATGTGATTATTCGCCCGATGCGGGATAAGGATTTTAGCGAATTTATGTTTGGGCTTTGTTCTCAGTGGGGGATCAATATGATTCAGACAGCGCCTAAAAAACAGTTTATCAAAAAAACATTAGCCTGCTTGCAGAGAAATGAGCTTTTGTTTATTTTGCTTGATGAAGTTGTTCCCAAGGAATCAGGTGTTGATGTTGATTTTCTAAATTGTAAAGTAACGCGATCGGTTGGCCCAGTTTTGTTTTACGAACGATTAGGGTCGGCGATTGTTCCTATGTTTGTTGTTAAAGATCACAATGGGCATTTTGATATTTTTATTGAGAAAGAATTAGCTGTAGAAAATAATTTTAGTTCAGAAGAAAATACGATAAGAAATATTTCTTCGTTAAGCCAGACGATTGAATTTTTTGTTAAGAAGTATCCTTTGCAGTGGGGTGGATGGCTTAACAAGAGATGGGCACAAAACCGTCCCTAG
- a CDS encoding peptidylprolyl isomerase has translation MKFLTILLSLSLLVMVNGTIAEGKDMMIENGKTVKFDYTLTVEGQVVDTSEGKEPLEYVQGSGNIIPGLEKQMVGLKAGDSRKLTVDAKEAYGEINPELLQEVSKSVFPPDLELKKGMMVPLQNNDGQPIPAIVEEVKEESVVFNFNHPLAGQNLLFDVKVVDVK, from the coding sequence ATGAAATTTTTAACAATCCTGTTGTCATTATCCTTGCTGGTGATGGTTAACGGAACAATTGCAGAAGGGAAGGATATGATGATTGAAAACGGAAAAACTGTAAAATTTGATTATACGCTAACGGTTGAAGGACAGGTTGTGGATACATCTGAAGGAAAAGAGCCTCTAGAGTACGTTCAAGGTTCTGGCAATATTATTCCTGGGCTTGAGAAACAAATGGTTGGATTAAAGGCAGGGGATTCTAGAAAGTTGACTGTTGACGCCAAAGAGGCATATGGCGAGATTAATCCGGAATTGCTTCAAGAAGTTTCAAAGTCAGTTTTTCCACCAGATCTTGAATTGAAAAAAGGCATGATGGTTCCATTGCAGAATAATGATGGACAACCAATTCCTGCTATTGTTGAAGAAGTTAAAGAAGAATCTGTTGTGTTTAATTTTAATCATCCTTTGGCAGGGCAGAATCTTTTGTTTGATGTTAAAGTTGTTGACGTAAAATAA
- a CDS encoding type II secretion system protein — MCCKVGGRKSSKEINCRCCPQKAKGIFANQFSFFHFLSKKKLQAFTIAELLIVVGILAVVIVGMINLFIYTSVAAALAGNKTVAVAAAQSKMEEIRNYDYDLIAVDYASGGVPGNTFLLNQPNGIGTIYIDSTNPDLLEIKIVVCWEDKYNRIIGEDINLNGNLEVDEDLNGNNELDSIVSLVMLFAKK, encoded by the coding sequence ATGTGTTGCAAAGTAGGAGGCCGCAAATCCTCAAAAGAAATAAATTGCCGCTGCTGTCCCCAGAAGGCTAAGGGTATTTTTGCAAACCAATTCTCGTTTTTCCATTTCTTATCCAAGAAGAAATTACAAGCTTTTACAATAGCCGAACTTTTGATTGTTGTTGGGATTTTGGCCGTTGTTATTGTTGGGATGATTAATTTGTTTATTTATACATCTGTGGCCGCCGCTTTAGCGGGGAATAAGACGGTTGCTGTTGCTGCGGCACAATCAAAAATGGAAGAAATACGTAACTATGATTATGATTTGATTGCAGTTGACTATGCGTCCGGAGGAGTACCAGGAAATACGTTTTTATTAAATCAGCCAAATGGCATAGGCACTATTTATATTGATTCAACTAATCCTGATTTACTTGAAATTAAAATAGTTGTTTGTTGGGAAGATAAATATAATCGAATTATTGGTGAGGATATTAATTTGAATGGAAATTTAGAAGTCGATGAAGATTTGAATGGAAACAATGAGCTTGATTCGATCGTGAGTTTAGTTATGTTATTTGCTAAAAAGTAG
- a CDS encoding prepilin-type N-terminal cleavage/methylation domain-containing protein, with amino-acid sequence MQKVKRKKQSLKGSTLVEVMVTMLIFSILMGALYMSMNVSQTAWAVNSAQIGLQRELRKAMEQMKKEIFETGSIAINDVPANGNWYPSIRIRRPAGLSANSSIVWQANMIQYILGGADLTELHQINSVGPTVDIVAHNIQSVQFRRQSETPDVVEVALVGEDATLKGDPLTYQLNFKIELRN; translated from the coding sequence ATGCAAAAAGTTAAAAGAAAAAAACAGTCATTAAAAGGTTCAACGCTAGTTGAAGTTATGGTGACGATGTTAATTTTTTCCATTTTGATGGGTGCTTTGTATATGTCTATGAATGTGAGTCAAACTGCATGGGCTGTTAATAGCGCTCAGATTGGTCTTCAGAGAGAATTGCGCAAAGCCATGGAGCAAATGAAAAAAGAGATATTTGAGACCGGATCAATTGCTATTAATGATGTTCCCGCAAATGGCAATTGGTATCCGTCGATTAGAATTCGTAGGCCTGCTGGGCTTTCAGCGAACTCATCTATTGTTTGGCAAGCAAATATGATTCAGTATATTTTAGGAGGAGCTGATTTAACAGAACTTCATCAGATTAATTCTGTGGGACCAACGGTAGACATTGTGGCGCATAACATTCAATCTGTGCAGTTTAGAAGGCAGTCAGAAACTCCGGATGTTGTAGAAGTTGCGCTTGTTGGAGAGGATGCAACATTAAAAGGTGATCCTTTGACATATCAGCTAAATTTTAAAATAGAATTGAGGAATTGA